A single region of the Triticum dicoccoides isolate Atlit2015 ecotype Zavitan chromosome 2B, WEW_v2.0, whole genome shotgun sequence genome encodes:
- the LOC119366298 gene encoding uncharacterized protein LOC119366298 — MAAKTPSSCFTFLKEALTLPTRNPKLFTPVFLVLAVATFLVRSVHVVFIQPLADDMARSIYLIEMRNTGISCAECAKLEEGAIKIMLISIAQVILMLALGFVKKVLAFFAASTTYSSDRHSLAELVRKVICKGNTLKGPAITFAVVTALDLAWTAVLVAMRTTTVMMLGRRWGVLSVQGLVFLLTLLAELCFAVLALVSVAASVVDGERRGVRALRQAWRLMTRVRRKEGLLLVVLAYLLPTVVAPVYRAALVYSRRSMAAGLCVLAGYAFVFAALQLVYLAAATVFYYEAMESKEAVPCDAYAKIPSGEGDV; from the coding sequence ATGGCTGCCAAAACCCCAAGCTCATGCTTTACTTTCCTAAAGGAAGCCCTGACCCTCCCCACGCGAAACCCTAAGCTCTTCACGCCCGTGTTCCTCGTGTTGGCCGTCGCCACCTTCCTTGTCCGCTCAGTCCATGTCGTGTTCATCCAGCCTCTCGCAGACgacatggccaggtccatctatctcATCGAGATGAGGAACACCGGCATCTCCTGTGCGGAGTGCGCCAAGCTCGAAGAGGGCGCCATAAAGATCATGCTCATCTCCATCGCCCAAGTGATCCTCATGCTGGCGCTTGGCTTCGTCAAGAAGGTCCTCGCCTTCTTCGCGGCCTCCACAACCTACTCCAGCGACCGCCACTcgctcgccgagctcgtccgcaagGTGATCTGCAAGGGGAACACCCTGAAGGGCCCTGCTATCACCTTCGCCGTGGTCACCGCGCTCGACCTGGCGTGGACGGCCGTGCTGGTCGCCATGCGTACAACCACCGTGATGATGCTTGGCCGCCGCTGGGGTGTTCTCTCTGTTCAgggcctcgtcttcctcctcacgcTCCTCGCCGAGCTATGCTTCGCCGTCCTCGCGCTGGTGAGCGTCGCCGCGTCGGTGGTCGACGGGGAGCGCCGCGGCGTGCGCGCGCTCAGGCAGGCGTGGCGGCTCATGACGCGGGTGAGGAGGAAGGAGGGCCTCCTGTTGGTAGTCCTGGCGTACCTCCTGCCCACCGTCGTGGCTCCGGTGTACCGGGCTGCTCTTGTGTACTCGAGGAGGAGCATGGCGGCGGGGCTGTGCGTGCTCGCTGGGTATGCTTTTGTGTTCGCTGCGCTGCAGCTGGTCTATCTGGCGGCAGCCACGGTGTTCTACTACGAAGCCATGGAGAGCAAGGAGGCGGTGCCTTGTGACGCCTATGCCAAGATTCCTTCCGGTGAAGGAGATGTCTGA